A window of Streptomyces sp. NBC_01224 genomic DNA:
TGCTGGACGCGGCGGGGGTGCCGCACGACCTGTACCGCCGATGGGAGGGAGAGCTCGGTGGCGGCTCTCGCGACTCCGCAGACTGAGCCTGTGGTCAGCGCTTCTTCTTGGCGCGCGAGGTGCGGGTCTTGTCGACCCGGTGCGCGGCGGCGGGCTGGTGGGCACGCGAGCGGTTGGCCAGGTCCTGCAGCTCGCGCATTCGGGCGTAGGCCATCTCGATCGTGTACACGGTGTTCTCACTCCTGAAGATTCGAAAGCATTTTTTGGATGTTCGGAAAGATTTGCAGGCGTTGAAGCCTGCATGCCTTAGATTCTACACGTAAACTCGCGATACTGCTGAACAATGGAAGGTTTCAGTCACATGGACGCGGTGGACAGGCAGCTCATCCAGGCCCTCAGGGAGAACGGCAGGGCCTCGTACGCCGAGCTGGGACGGCTCGTAGGGCTCTCCGGGCCCAGCGTCACCGACCGCATCAACCGGCTGGAAACCGCCGGTGTCATCACCGGCTACCGCGCCACCGTCGACGCCGCGTCCCTGGGGCTCGGGGTCACGGCCCTGATCGGTATCTCGCTCTCCGACGCGGCCGATCACGAGGACGTGGCGCGCCGGCTGAAGGACCTCGCGGAGATCGAGGACGCCTGGTTCATCGCGGGCGACGACTCGTACATGCTCAAGGTGCGGGTCGGTGACGTGGACGGTCTGGAGAAGACCATCCGCCGGCTCAGCGGTACGAGGGGCGTCTCGCGCACGCGTACCACGATCGTGCTCTCCACCAAGTGGGAGGACCGGGTCGGGGAACTTCCCGAGAAGGCGTAGGCGTAACGTGGTGGAGCCCCCGGGTGACCGGGGGTTTCGCCCGGTACCACCGGGAAGGCACAGCGCGTCGACAACTGGGAGGCAGCCGCATGGACGTTGGGCTCAAGCGCGAGCTGGAGGAGAAGGTCCGCGCAGGGGAGCGGCTGACCCGTGAGGACGGCATCGCCCTCTACGAGTCGGACGACCTGGCCTGGCTCGGCGGCCTCGCGCACGAGGTGCGTACGCGCAAGAACGGCGACGTCGTGCACTTCAACGTCAACCGGCACCTCAACATGACCAATGTGTGCACCGCGTCGTGCGCGTACTGCTCGTTCCAGCGCAAGCCGGGCGAGAAGGACGCGTACACCATGCGCATCGAGGAGGCCGTCCGGTTGGCGAAGGCGATGGAGGGCGAGAACCTCACCGAGCTGCACATCGTCAACGGGCTGCACCCCACCCTGCCGTGGCGTTACTACCCGCGCTCCCTCAGTGCGCTGAAGGAGGCCCTGCCGCAGGTCTCCCTCAAGGCGTTCACCGCCACCGAGATCCACCACTTCGAGACCATCTCCGGGCTCTCCGCCTCCGAGATCCTCGACGAGCTGATCGAGGCCGGTCTGGAGTCGCTGACCGGTGGCGGCGCGGAGATCTTCGACTGGGAGGTCCGCCAGCACATCGTGGACCACAACACCCACTGGGAAGACTGGTCGCGCATCCACCGCCTCGCTCATGAGAAGGGTCTGAAGACCCCGGCGACGATGCTGTACGGGCACATCGAGGAGCCGCGTCACCGCGTCGACCATGTGCTGCGGCTGCGTGAGCTGCAGGACGAGACCGGCGGCTTCCAGGTCTTCATCCCGCTGCGCTACCAGCACGACTTCGTGGACATGAAGGACGGCAAGGTCCGCAACAAGCTCCAGGCGCGGACGACGATGGCGACCGGCGCCGAGGCGCTGAAGACCTTCGCGGTCTCGCGGCTCCTCTTCGACAACGTCCCGCACGTCAAGGTCTTCTGGGTGATGCACGGTGTGCAGACCGCCCAGCTCGCGCTGCAGCACGGCGCCGACGACATGGACGGCTCGGTCGTCGAGTACAAGATCACGCATGATGCGGACAACTACGGCACGCCGAACAAGCTCGGCCGTGAGGATCTGCTGGACCTGATCCGTGACGCGGGCTTCCGGCCCGTCGAGCGCAACACGCGGTACGAGATCATCCGCGAGTACCCGGGCCCGGACGCCGGACGGCGCGAGTCGCCACAGCCGATGCGCGTCTGACCCGTCCGACCTGTCGCGTCGTCAGTAGCTCGGATGTTACGAGAGCCCCGGCCGCCGGCCGGGGCTCTCTCGCGTACTGGACAAGGCTTGAGGCGATGGATCGGTAATAGTTAATCTGCACCTATGGCACTTACTTTTGAGTTGGATCCCAAGTTTGACCGCACCCTGCGGGACGGCATCGCCGAGCTGTGGACCGATGTCTCCAACGCGGGCGGTGCGGTCGGCTTCGTACCGCCCGTCACGGCCGACGACGTCCGGCCCGAACTGGTCAAGCACCTGGTCGCCATGGCCGAGGGGCGGACCCGGCTGCTGGTCGGTTACGACGAGGAGGGCGCCGTCGCGGCCACCGCCTTCCTGGCCTTCAACACACACCGGCTGATGGCCCACTGGCTCTGGCTCTACACGGTGATGGTCCACCCACGTCACCAGGGCAAGGGTTACGGGCGCGACCTGATGGACGCCACGGCGGAGGCCGCGCGCGGCATGGAGGGGATGGAGGCGATCCGGCTCACCTGCCGCGGCGGCACCGGTGTCGACCGGTTCTACACCTCGTGCGGGTACAAGGAGGTCGGGCGGGTGCCCGACGCGATACGGGTGGCGGACGGCGACGACCGCGACGACATCATCATGCTGCTGTCGCTCGGCTGAGGTCCACGCCCCCGATCCGCCGGACGGGCACGCGACCTGACGGACCCCTTTTGGTGCAGCCCTCCGAAGTGATCGATTCCGGGGCATGCTTCACTGGTCGGGCAGGATCGCAGGACTGTCGTACGTAGAGAGAGGGGCCAACTGTGTCCGCTGCCAAGCCGAGCGCGACGATTCGGTACACCGCGATGCGCCTCAGCATCTTCGTCGGCTGCTTCGCCGTCGCAGCCGTGGCCGTCCACTTCGGTCTGCTTCCCTCGGGGGCGAGTGGCTCCAATTTCATCTGGGTGATCCTGCTCGCGCTGGTCCTCTCCGCGCCGCTCAGCTACGTGCTGCTGCGCAAGCAGCGTGACGAGATGTCCGCGCAGATCGTGTCCACGGTCGACCGCACGAAGGCGCGGCTCGAAGCGAACCGGACCCGCGAGGACCGCGTCACCCAGTGACGACCCGGTGAGGATGACGTAAGGGCAACGTAAGGTTCCTCACACCCCGCACAGTTTCCGTACGAAACCCCGGTGCCGGAGCAAGCGCTCCTGTACTGGGGTTTCGTCGTTCCCGCGTGTGTGCCGGGCACTACGGGGACCGTTTTCCGACCCAAAGAAGACCTTTGAGGTTCTCAAAGTTCAAGTGTTAACGTGTTCGACATGAAGACAGCAGTGCGCCATCGATCCGCCGCGAGCGTCCCGCTCGTGGCGCGCCTGCATGTCGATCTATGCCGCTGTATGTCCGCGGTCTGTTGCCGCAACGTCTGAACCGGCACCATGCAGCGGCGCCGCCCCTGACGCGGGCGCCGCACCCCCGTCCCCCCGCACGACGTCCCCGTGCGCCCCGATGCGTCACATCTGGAGTGTGTCCGTGTCCGCGAATCCCGCGTCCGCCGCCGCGACCGACAGCCCGTCCGGCTCCGGCTCCGGTTTCCGTATACCCAAGGTCCCGTTCTGGGCCCAGATAGTCGCCGGTCTCGTCCTCGGTGTCCTGCTCGGGTGGCTTGCCCGTTCATACGACATCAACTGGCTCTACACCACGCTCGACAAGGTCGGCCACATCTTCGTCCAGCTGCTGAAGCTGGCCGTCGCGCCGCTCGTCTTCTTCGCGATCCTGGTGTCGATCACCAACCTGCGCAAGGTCAACAACGCCGCCCGGCTGGCCACCCGTACCCTGCTCTGGTTCATGATCACCTCGCTGATCGCGGTCGCCATCGGCCTCGCGATCGGCCTGATCACCAACCCGGGTTCCGGTACGGGACTGACCCCGAAGGACGGCAAGCTGCCGGAGCACGCGGGCTCCTGGCTCGACTTCCTCACCGGCATCATCCCGGACAACGTGATCACGCCGTTCACCGAGCTGAACGTGCTCCAGATCGTCTTCATGGCGGCCGTCGCCGGTATCGCGGCTCTCCAGCTCGGTGAGAAGGCCCAGCCGATCCTCACTCTCAGCGAGTCCGTCCTGGAGCTGCTCCAGAAGGCCCTGTGGTGGGTCATCCGCCTCGCCCCCATCGGCACCATCGGCCTCATCGGCTACGCGATCGCCGACTACGGCTGGGACCTGATCGGCAAGTACGCGACGTTCACCGCCGACGTCTACATCGGCTGCGCCCTGGTGCTGTTCGGGGTGTACCCGCTGCTGCTCGTCACCGTCGCCAAGCTCAGCCCGCTGCAGTTCTTCAAGGGCGCCTGGCCGGCGATCCAGCTGGCCTTCGTCTCCCGTTCCTCGGTCGGCACGATGCCGGTCACCCAGAAGGTCACCGAGCGCCTCGGCGTCCCGAAGGAGTACGCCTCCTTCTCGGTCCCGTTCGGCGCGACCACCAAGATGGACGGCTGCGCGGCGATCTACCCGGCGCTGGCGGCGATCTTCATCGCGCAGATCTTCGACGTCCAGCTGGGCGTCGGTGACTACGTCCTGATCGCGTTCGTCTCGGTGATCGGCTCCGCGGCCACCGCCGGTCTCACCGGTGCGACGGTCATGCTGACCCTCACGCTGTCGACGCTGGGCCTCCCCCTGGAGGGCGTCGGTCTGCTCATGGCCATCGACCCGATCCTGGACATGATGCGTACGGCCACCAACGTTGCTGGTCAAGTTGTAACCCCGTTGATTGTGGCTTCGCGGGAGAAGATCCTCGACCGCGACAGGTACAACGCGGCGACGTCCTCCCCCGAGGACGAGCCGCAGGCTGTGCTCGCCGCCGCCTGACGTCCTCAGGCTCGTACGGAACGTGCCCCGCACCCGCGATTTGGGTGTGGGGCACGTTCCGTTGGTGGGTGTGCTGCTCGTGCGCCGATGATCTGGGTTCGGGCCTCGGAGCCGCGGTGCCCGGAATCCTGTGGCTGGTCACGGGCCTGCACCCCGGAGATGTGGGCTTCACTGTCGAGGTGCACGATGCCCCTGTCGCGGACCCGGTGTGGGAGGACGTCCATCGACGGCTGCCTTGCCGACCGGGCCAAGTCGGTCAGCTCGAAGAACCCTCGTCCATCGCGCCGACCAGCCTGACCTTGATCGACGTGACCTCGGGAGGCTTGCGCCGCCCGCGGCCGACGCTGAACACGTCAACGTGGTCGATCACCGTCGCCACGATGGCCCGGCGGCGCTCAAGGTTCTCGATGCCATCGTCCATCCAGATCGTCAGTGGGTCGGTCTCGGCGCGGGATCGACGGATGACCGTCGCGGCCTCGCGCGTACGCAGAGTTTGGAGTTCTTCACGGAGGTGAGCCAAGGAGTCGAAGTAGTCCTCATCCTCCATCTGCCCGTCCTTCCAACGGCTCCTAAGCGCACGGATACGCGTCTCCAACAGGCTGATCTCGCCCGTGAGTTCCTCGGCCGGCACTTCCTCCCGCTGGGGCATCCGTGCCCTGAGGGCCACTTCGACCACCTCGTTGAGCCGCTCCTCGATCCACACGTACTTGCGGCTGACCTTCCCGCAGCCAAGGCGGCCGTCCTTGCCCCTCTGGCCAGAGTGACAGAACGTCCGCCGGAACGTCCGCCCCTGGATGGTCGCCCACTGGACGCGCAGGGCGGACCCGCAATTCCCGCATCGTAGGAATCCGGAGTACAAGTGCTTCCTCTTGCCTGAGCCCTGCGCCGCCGGTGTGGCTCGACCGTCAAGCAGGGTCTGGACGTTCTCCCACTGCTCCCGAGTCAGCGGGGCGCCGTAGATGCTGTCCCCGATGTCCTGGCCCCTGTAGGTGATGATTCCGCCGGTCCGCTCGGAGCGGTACACGCGCTTCACGGACTGGATCGTCCAAGCGCCACCCTGCGGGGTCGTAGTTCCTTCGGAATTCCAGCAGCGAGCCACGTCACCAGGCGTCTTCGGGCTTCGATCCATCAGCATCCGATAGCCCTCGCGGATGAGCTCGGCCTCGGCTTCGTCCAGCTTCTGGAAGTGTGAACCCGTCTTGAAGCCGAACTGCCTCTTCCCGCCCGCGTGCGGTTTCCCCTGTTCCCTGCGCTGCAGAAGCGAGTTGTTGACCCGCTCCGACATGCGCTCGGTCTCCTGCTGAGCCACGGCACCCTTGATCGTCAGGATCATGCGTCCGTTGGCGGTCGATGTGTCCTCGCCCTCGGTCGTGGCGAATGCGAAACCGTGCTCCTTCTGCTCCTCCAGGAAGCTGGTCAGTTCGCCGATCCGGCGCGTCAGGCGGTCGATGGAGTAGACGACGATGCCGTCGATGAGGCCGTCGCGGGCGTCGCGGAGCATCTCCGTGTACTGGGAGCGGCGGCGCTTGCTCGTGGTCGACGCCGAGACGTCGTTCTCGGGGTAGAGCTTGAGGACGCCCCACCCCATGCGCTCGCACAGCTCCCGGCATGCCTTCTCTTGGCGCTGAATGCCCAGCTCCTGGCCCTTGCGGTCCTTGCTGATCCGGACGTAGATCCCTACACGCTTCGGCTTGGCCATGTCCCACCCCTGGTCACGGACGACGTACCTGCGCTCTGACCAACGTGCATACACGCAATCCGGTTACGGACGTGGAAGGTCAGGCGCTGGTCCCGTGATCGTCTGGGCCCGCGAGAAGATCCTCGACCTCGATGCGTACAACTCGGGCCCGGCCTCCCCGGTCGACGACGAGGTGCGCGAGGAGCCGGTGAGCGTCCCGGTCGCCGCGTAACGGCCACAGCTTCCGCCGGGCTCCGGCCGGCACCTCAGGGAGCGGTGGCCGAGGCGACGAAGAGGGGGAGGGCGAGGAACAGCCGCCCTGTCCGGGCGCGTGCGCGCTGGTCCGCGGTCCAGGCCGAGGCCTCCGCGGCGGTGAGGGCGCCCGTGTCCCTGGCCGCTTCCGCCAGTCCGGTGATCACCGGCAGCGCCGCGGCGTCCGTGAGGACTGCCGTACGCACCTGCGCTCCGACGTCCTCGAAGCCCGCGTCCAGCAGCAGATTCCGGTGGCGGCGGGCGGCCCGGGGGCTCGGTACCGTGTCGGCCTTCGCGTGCACGACGGTACGGGTGAGTGCGGGGTCGTCGGAGTCGATGACGAAGGTGTCCCAGTCCTGTCCGATCAGGACGGCCCGCCCGCCGGCGATCAGGACGCGTCGTGCCTCGCGCAGTGCGGCAGCGGGGTCGGCGAGGGCGTGCAGCACCTTGTCGGCGCGGTAGCCGTGCAGGGAGTGGTCGGGGAAGGGGAGGGCGTACGCGTCCGTTGTCCGGATGTCCGCGCCGGGGAGCCGCTCCCGGGCGACGGCGACCATCCGCGCGTCGAGATCCGCGCCGATGGCCCGGGCACCGAGCGCGGCCAGCTCGGCGACCGCGGTTCCGGTCCCGCAGCCGATGTCGACGACGGCGGTGCCCGCTCCTGCCCGGAGCAGTTCGTAGCTGTGGTGCCGGAGGGCGGCGGCGCCGGGGATCCGCTCGGCCGTGTCGAGGAGCGTGGCGAGAGGCGTGGCCCGGGAGGCCGGTACGGATGTGGTCGCGGGTGTGGTCCAGGGCTTGTCCATGGTCGGCAGGCTGCGACTTAATGTCGGCATGAAGTCAAGCGAGGCGGGGGCTCTGCTGGGCATCGGGGACGCGGCGGCGCGTTTCGGGCTGCCCACGCATGTGCTGCGGCACTGGGAGGCGGTGGGGCTCGTGACGCCCGCGCGGGACGGTGCGGGGAGACGGCGTTACGGTACGGACGACCTCACCCGGGTCGCGGTCGTCGTCCGGGCCAAGCAGGCGGGTCTCGGCCTGGATACGATCCGGGTCCTGGTCGCCGCCGCGGACCCCGCCGAGCGTCGGGCGGTGCTCGTCGGTGAGGCGGTGCGGCTGCGGACCCGTATCGCTGCCGCGCAGGCCTCGCTGGACCTGGTCGAGTGCGCGCTGGGCTGCGAGCACGACGACTTCACCCGGTGCCCGCACTACCGCACGCACGTGGCACTCGGGCTCTGAGCACCACGTGCGTGCGTGATGCGACGCGCCTCGCCCCGTCCAGGCCGGATCAGTGCTG
This region includes:
- a CDS encoding helix-turn-helix domain-containing protein; the encoded protein is MKSSEAGALLGIGDAAARFGLPTHVLRHWEAVGLVTPARDGAGRRRYGTDDLTRVAVVVRAKQAGLGLDTIRVLVAAADPAERRAVLVGEAVRLRTRIAAAQASLDLVECALGCEHDDFTRCPHYRTHVALGL
- a CDS encoding methyltransferase domain-containing protein — encoded protein: MDKPWTTPATTSVPASRATPLATLLDTAERIPGAAALRHHSYELLRAGAGTAVVDIGCGTGTAVAELAALGARAIGADLDARMVAVARERLPGADIRTTDAYALPFPDHSLHGYRADKVLHALADPAAALREARRVLIAGGRAVLIGQDWDTFVIDSDDPALTRTVVHAKADTVPSPRAARRHRNLLLDAGFEDVGAQVRTAVLTDAAALPVITGLAEAARDTGALTAAEASAWTADQRARARTGRLFLALPLFVASATAP
- a CDS encoding DUF4229 domain-containing protein, producing MRLSIFVGCFAVAAVAVHFGLLPSGASGSNFIWVILLALVLSAPLSYVLLRKQRDEMSAQIVSTVDRTKARLEANRTREDRVTQ
- a CDS encoding recombinase family protein, producing MAKPKRVGIYVRISKDRKGQELGIQRQEKACRELCERMGWGVLKLYPENDVSASTTSKRRRSQYTEMLRDARDGLIDGIVVYSIDRLTRRIGELTSFLEEQKEHGFAFATTEGEDTSTANGRMILTIKGAVAQQETERMSERVNNSLLQRREQGKPHAGGKRQFGFKTGSHFQKLDEAEAELIREGYRMLMDRSPKTPGDVARCWNSEGTTTPQGGAWTIQSVKRVYRSERTGGIITYRGQDIGDSIYGAPLTREQWENVQTLLDGRATPAAQGSGKRKHLYSGFLRCGNCGSALRVQWATIQGRTFRRTFCHSGQRGKDGRLGCGKVSRKYVWIEERLNEVVEVALRARMPQREEVPAEELTGEISLLETRIRALRSRWKDGQMEDEDYFDSLAHLREELQTLRTREAATVIRRSRAETDPLTIWMDDGIENLERRRAIVATVIDHVDVFSVGRGRRKPPEVTSIKVRLVGAMDEGSSS
- the mqnE gene encoding aminofutalosine synthase MqnE, which encodes MDVGLKRELEEKVRAGERLTREDGIALYESDDLAWLGGLAHEVRTRKNGDVVHFNVNRHLNMTNVCTASCAYCSFQRKPGEKDAYTMRIEEAVRLAKAMEGENLTELHIVNGLHPTLPWRYYPRSLSALKEALPQVSLKAFTATEIHHFETISGLSASEILDELIEAGLESLTGGGAEIFDWEVRQHIVDHNTHWEDWSRIHRLAHEKGLKTPATMLYGHIEEPRHRVDHVLRLRELQDETGGFQVFIPLRYQHDFVDMKDGKVRNKLQARTTMATGAEALKTFAVSRLLFDNVPHVKVFWVMHGVQTAQLALQHGADDMDGSVVEYKITHDADNYGTPNKLGREDLLDLIRDAGFRPVERNTRYEIIREYPGPDAGRRESPQPMRV
- a CDS encoding GNAT family N-acetyltransferase, translating into MALTFELDPKFDRTLRDGIAELWTDVSNAGGAVGFVPPVTADDVRPELVKHLVAMAEGRTRLLVGYDEEGAVAATAFLAFNTHRLMAHWLWLYTVMVHPRHQGKGYGRDLMDATAEAARGMEGMEAIRLTCRGGTGVDRFYTSCGYKEVGRVPDAIRVADGDDRDDIIMLLSLG
- a CDS encoding Lrp/AsnC family transcriptional regulator, translating into MDAVDRQLIQALRENGRASYAELGRLVGLSGPSVTDRINRLETAGVITGYRATVDAASLGLGVTALIGISLSDAADHEDVARRLKDLAEIEDAWFIAGDDSYMLKVRVGDVDGLEKTIRRLSGTRGVSRTRTTIVLSTKWEDRVGELPEKA
- a CDS encoding dicarboxylate/amino acid:cation symporter, which gives rise to MSANPASAAATDSPSGSGSGFRIPKVPFWAQIVAGLVLGVLLGWLARSYDINWLYTTLDKVGHIFVQLLKLAVAPLVFFAILVSITNLRKVNNAARLATRTLLWFMITSLIAVAIGLAIGLITNPGSGTGLTPKDGKLPEHAGSWLDFLTGIIPDNVITPFTELNVLQIVFMAAVAGIAALQLGEKAQPILTLSESVLELLQKALWWVIRLAPIGTIGLIGYAIADYGWDLIGKYATFTADVYIGCALVLFGVYPLLLVTVAKLSPLQFFKGAWPAIQLAFVSRSSVGTMPVTQKVTERLGVPKEYASFSVPFGATTKMDGCAAIYPALAAIFIAQIFDVQLGVGDYVLIAFVSVIGSAATAGLTGATVMLTLTLSTLGLPLEGVGLLMAIDPILDMMRTATNVAGQVVTPLIVASREKILDRDRYNAATSSPEDEPQAVLAAA